A window from Aliamphritea hakodatensis encodes these proteins:
- a CDS encoding TetR/AcrR family transcriptional regulator, translating to MARDKQQLLIETALQLFNRHGFHATGIDTIMAVSGISKTTLYKYFRSKELLILAVLEYRHQNLVELFDSTIKTSREAHPQEKDSYHLHAFFDALQEWFEDDNFFGCNFINASAEFADKDHPVHQFACRHKQWFRDCLKELLHDSELAEQAMLLVDGAIVTAQVRSAPQAAETARQLACQLCGLPAR from the coding sequence ATGGCCAGGGATAAACAGCAACTTCTGATCGAAACAGCCTTACAGCTGTTTAACAGACACGGCTTTCACGCCACCGGCATTGATACCATCATGGCGGTATCCGGCATATCCAAAACGACCCTGTATAAATATTTCCGCAGTAAAGAACTGCTGATTCTGGCGGTACTGGAATACCGTCATCAGAATCTGGTAGAACTGTTTGATTCCACCATTAAGACATCCCGTGAAGCCCACCCACAGGAAAAGGACAGTTATCACCTGCATGCATTTTTTGATGCGCTTCAGGAATGGTTTGAAGACGACAATTTCTTTGGCTGTAACTTCATTAATGCCAGTGCCGAATTTGCCGACAAAGATCACCCGGTTCATCAGTTCGCCTGCCGGCATAAGCAATGGTTCCGGGATTGTCTGAAAGAACTACTGCACGACAGCGAGCTTGCCGAACAGGCCATGCTGCTGGTTGACGGTGCAATTGTGACGGCGCAGGTCCGCAGCGCACCGCAAGCTGCTGAAACGGCCCGACAGCTCGCCTGCCAGCTATGCGGACTGCCTGCCCGCTGA
- a CDS encoding VOC family protein — protein sequence MTGNSDGALTRGINHLGLTVPELAVTADFFQRVLGFSKVGEKPDYPAVFVSDGHTMITLWQAKAETPVGFNRQQNIGLHHVALAVADTAALDALYERLLEQDNVTVEFAPEALGEAPFRHMMCLIPGGIRTEFIAPAG from the coding sequence ATGACCGGTAATTCTGATGGGGCTCTGACCCGTGGTATTAATCATTTGGGGCTGACCGTGCCGGAGCTGGCGGTAACTGCGGATTTTTTTCAGCGGGTACTTGGCTTCAGCAAAGTGGGCGAGAAGCCGGATTATCCGGCGGTGTTTGTCAGCGATGGCCACACGATGATTACCCTCTGGCAGGCGAAAGCTGAGACGCCGGTCGGCTTTAACCGGCAGCAGAATATCGGTTTGCATCATGTGGCGCTGGCGGTGGCCGATACAGCAGCGCTGGATGCTTTATATGAACGCCTGTTAGAACAGGATAATGTCACGGTTGAGTTTGCCCCTGAAGCGCTGGGGGAAGCACCGTTCCGCCATATGATGTGCCTGATTCCCGGCGGTATCCGGACGGAGTTTATTGCGCCGGCGGGCTGA
- the yajC gene encoding preprotein translocase subunit YajC — MSFFISPAYAEGAAPGGMDPSMFNLIFLVGFGLIFYFFMWRPQAKRAKDHKALLSGLSKGDEVITAGGILGKVVRLNDDYVVLEVSGETELTFQKTHVSAALPKGTIKEI, encoded by the coding sequence ATGAGCTTTTTTATCTCACCAGCATACGCTGAAGGCGCAGCCCCGGGCGGTATGGATCCAAGCATGTTCAACCTCATCTTCCTGGTGGGCTTTGGTCTGATTTTCTACTTCTTCATGTGGCGCCCACAGGCAAAGCGTGCGAAGGACCATAAAGCACTGCTGTCTGGCCTGAGCAAAGGTGATGAAGTCATCACCGCCGGCGGCATCCTGGGTAAGGTTGTGCGTCTGAATGATGATTACGTTGTTCTGGAAGTGTCCGGTGAAACCGAACTGACTTTCCAGAAAACCCACGTAAGTGCGGCGCTGCCAAAAGGCACAATTAAAGAAATCTAG
- a CDS encoding ATP-binding protein: METIETSSNSVKNEFSNFHTDKIISEYIWNSFDANANEVKINYEDNDLGTIDSLHISDNGDGIDPEHHEATFGKYKDSPKKKNSSPTIKGQKGLGRFSFHKISSKAIWDSVSTNSSCSISIGSDSLNNYEVNHKRDFFQPQNTGTNIEFIGMHEKSFSRSFIENSVIPTIQKEFSWLLVANNKNNIYVNNERLEVLEHVNKTYSNKIGEFDFEVKVVIWKEKPKENSYIYFTDSQNKVCHKELSKVNLKTGFYTSSYVSSSFFNNFDANHNDMISSPQNIDSDEYKHIKRFVRDKLKDLLLEFRNKAADKLIEEYESEGIFPEHSDDSVALRGWKHESLKDTIKVLYSADPKIFSSGLNKTQKKILIKLLDRITLNPNDDLFDVLNGVISLSREEERQLAKILKVTTLSNITKAIDEIKQRQYVLQIINSLNEDYTKETKEVGEIQSIVENNLWLFGEQYHLLTAEEPDFEAALCELLKIHGNENYYQKGSLTNKHKNKEMDIFSIRRTIEVDEIGNEYYRCLVVELKRPSDTLKDKHYTQIQNYYSVISSSPLFNDGKHKWDFILTGRKITDDPNAKAIMQGQLNSMKPHGEPGLLLNTDNFRMYVKPWGTIFSDHSIRHKHLLKHLKLNQNKQQITSPKEELVNKAITIGQDISNTVTELDFD, translated from the coding sequence TTGGAAACGATTGAAACAAGCTCAAATTCAGTAAAAAATGAATTTAGTAATTTCCATACTGATAAAATTATCTCTGAGTATATATGGAATTCATTTGATGCAAATGCAAATGAAGTAAAAATAAACTATGAAGATAATGACTTAGGAACAATAGATAGTTTACATATTTCGGATAATGGCGATGGAATTGACCCAGAGCATCATGAAGCCACCTTTGGAAAATATAAAGACTCACCTAAGAAAAAAAACTCATCGCCAACAATTAAAGGGCAAAAAGGCTTAGGCAGATTCTCTTTCCATAAAATTTCAAGTAAAGCAATATGGGACAGCGTTAGCACAAATAGCTCTTGTTCTATTTCAATTGGCTCAGACAGCCTAAACAACTACGAAGTAAATCATAAAAGGGATTTTTTTCAACCCCAAAACACTGGAACTAACATCGAGTTTATAGGCATGCATGAGAAAAGCTTCAGTCGAAGCTTTATTGAAAACTCGGTTATACCAACTATTCAAAAAGAATTTTCTTGGCTATTAGTAGCTAATAATAAAAACAATATTTACGTAAACAATGAACGTCTAGAAGTTCTCGAACACGTTAACAAAACTTACTCAAATAAAATTGGCGAGTTTGATTTCGAAGTTAAAGTAGTTATTTGGAAAGAAAAACCAAAAGAAAACTCTTACATTTATTTTACCGACTCTCAAAATAAAGTCTGTCATAAAGAATTATCCAAGGTAAATTTGAAAACCGGGTTTTATACTAGTTCTTATGTATCATCGTCATTTTTTAATAACTTTGATGCTAATCATAATGACATGATTAGCTCTCCACAAAATATTGATTCGGACGAGTATAAACATATTAAGCGTTTTGTACGTGACAAACTAAAAGATCTATTACTTGAATTCAGAAACAAAGCAGCCGACAAGCTTATTGAGGAATACGAAAGCGAAGGAATTTTTCCTGAACACTCAGATGACTCTGTTGCGTTACGAGGTTGGAAGCATGAATCCCTAAAAGATACGATTAAAGTTCTTTACAGTGCCGACCCAAAAATATTTTCTTCAGGCCTAAATAAAACTCAAAAAAAGATACTTATTAAGCTTCTTGACAGGATAACCTTAAACCCAAACGATGATCTTTTTGATGTATTAAATGGGGTTATTTCTCTAAGCAGAGAAGAAGAGAGGCAGTTAGCTAAAATACTTAAAGTAACTACTTTAAGTAATATTACTAAAGCGATAGATGAAATAAAACAAAGACAATATGTACTTCAAATAATCAACTCATTAAATGAAGATTATACAAAAGAAACAAAGGAAGTTGGTGAAATCCAGTCTATCGTAGAGAATAATCTTTGGCTATTTGGTGAGCAATACCACTTACTGACAGCTGAAGAACCTGACTTTGAGGCTGCATTATGTGAGTTACTTAAAATTCATGGAAATGAAAATTACTACCAAAAAGGAAGTCTAACCAATAAGCACAAAAACAAAGAAATGGATATCTTTTCAATAAGAAGAACTATTGAAGTAGATGAGATTGGAAATGAATACTATCGCTGTCTCGTTGTTGAACTAAAGCGTCCTTCGGACACTCTAAAGGATAAGCACTACACCCAAATTCAAAATTACTATAGTGTTATTTCTAGCAGTCCGCTTTTTAATGATGGGAAGCATAAATGGGACTTTATTTTAACTGGTAGAAAAATTACAGACGACCCTAATGCTAAAGCTATTATGCAAGGCCAATTAAATTCTATGAAGCCTCATGGAGAGCCCGGGTTATTACTTAACACCGATAACTTTCGTATGTATGTAAAACCATGGGGTACAATATTTTCAGACCACAGCATAAGACACAAGCATTTATTGAAACACTTAAAATTAAACCAGAATAAACAACAAATCACTTCCCCAAAGGAGGAGCTTGTCAATAAAGCAATAACTATTGGCCAAGATATATCTAATACAGTGACTGAATTAGATTTCGATTAA
- the tgt gene encoding tRNA guanosine(34) transglycosylase Tgt, with amino-acid sequence MKFECLATEGKARRGRLSFPRGDVETPAFMPVGTYGTVKGMLPRDIEATGAQIILGNTFHLMLRPGTEIIKQHGDLHDFTNWKGPILTDSGGFQVFSLGAMRKITEAGVTFQSPVDGSKVFMGPEESMQVQKDLGSDIVMIFDECTPYPATEMQAAESMRLSLRWAKRSKDAHGDNPSALFGIIQGGMYPHLRDESLEGLNEIEFDGYAIGGLSVGEPKDEMEKVLDHLAWKMPADKPRYLMGVGRPEDLVEGVRRGVDMFDCVMPTRNARNGYLFTRTGIVKLRNAANKTNTAPLDEECSCYTCQNFSRAYLHHLDKCKEILGSQLNTIHNLHYYQELMAGLRKAIEEGKLSDFVDEFYRLRGLETPPLADTESANNV; translated from the coding sequence ATGAAGTTTGAATGTCTGGCGACTGAGGGCAAAGCCCGTCGCGGACGTCTGAGCTTTCCCCGTGGTGATGTTGAAACCCCAGCCTTTATGCCGGTGGGTACCTATGGCACGGTAAAGGGCATGCTGCCGCGGGACATTGAAGCCACCGGGGCACAGATTATTCTTGGTAATACTTTCCATCTGATGCTGCGTCCGGGCACGGAGATCATCAAACAGCACGGTGACCTGCACGACTTCACCAACTGGAAAGGTCCGATCCTGACCGACTCCGGCGGTTTCCAGGTGTTTAGCCTGGGCGCAATGCGCAAAATTACCGAAGCGGGTGTGACTTTCCAGTCGCCGGTAGACGGTTCCAAGGTGTTCATGGGCCCTGAAGAATCCATGCAGGTGCAGAAAGATCTCGGTTCAGACATCGTGATGATTTTTGACGAATGTACGCCGTATCCGGCCACTGAAATGCAGGCGGCTGAATCCATGCGTCTGTCACTGCGCTGGGCGAAACGTTCTAAGGATGCTCACGGCGATAATCCGTCAGCTCTGTTCGGCATTATTCAGGGCGGTATGTACCCGCATCTGCGTGATGAGTCTCTGGAAGGGCTGAACGAAATTGAATTCGATGGTTATGCCATCGGCGGTTTGTCGGTCGGCGAGCCGAAAGACGAAATGGAAAAAGTGCTCGACCATCTGGCCTGGAAAATGCCGGCAGACAAGCCCCGTTATCTGATGGGGGTTGGCCGTCCGGAAGATCTGGTGGAAGGTGTGCGTCGCGGTGTGGATATGTTCGACTGTGTGATGCCAACCCGTAACGCCCGTAACGGTTATCTGTTTACCCGTACCGGTATTGTGAAGCTGCGTAATGCGGCGAATAAAACCAATACCGCGCCGCTGGATGAAGAATGTTCCTGCTACACCTGCCAGAACTTTAGCCGCGCCTATCTGCACCATCTGGATAAGTGTAAAGAGATCCTGGGCTCGCAGCTGAATACCATCCATAACCTGCATTACTATCAGGAACTTATGGCCGGTTTGCGAAAGGCTATAGAAGAAGGTAAATTGAGCGACTTTGTCGATGAGTTCTACCGGTTGCGGGGGCTGGAAACACCGCCACTGGCCGATACAGAATCAGCTAATAATGTTTAA
- the secD gene encoding protein translocase subunit SecD, whose protein sequence is MLNKYPLWKNALIVLILLIGGLYAAPNLYPDDYAVQISGSRAAYTVDQQMLNRVTKQLQAEGLVSKESELNGTSGLIRFSDSTTQLEAKETVSRILGDNYVVALNLAPTTPEWLTSVGAGPMKLGLDLRGGVHFLLEVDMAQAVAQRLDVYVGEIKAKLRAEKLRYRSVVHREDGSLELKFSKADVRDEASQLLKQDYTEFLLTDEDADDAYYVVVSLLESKVREIEDYAIKQNLTTLRNRVNELGVAEPLVQRQGRNRIVVQLPGIQDAAAAKRIIGKTANLEFRLEAKTDASSASTETYTFRDSSRRATLEKDIIITGSSVSNAQSTFDENGQPQVSITLDSKGGELMNRTTRNAVKRRMAVLFVEHKSRNLVKTVDGEQVTERVPYVEKHIISLATIQSILGSSFRITGLDGAGEASELALLLRAGALAAPIYFVEERTVGPSLGEQNIELGITSVQIGFALVLLFMLVYYRVFGLLANVALTLNLVLLLAVMSIMSATLTLPGIAGIVLTVGMAVDANVLIFSRIKEELANGLPPQSAINAGFERAFTTIFDANITTLLAAVILFAMGTGPVKGFAITLSVGIVTSMFTAIMVTRALVNLTYGGRTLNKLSI, encoded by the coding sequence ATGCTCAATAAATATCCGTTATGGAAAAACGCGCTGATCGTTCTGATATTGCTTATCGGTGGTCTGTATGCAGCGCCGAACTTATATCCTGATGATTATGCGGTACAGATTTCCGGCAGCCGTGCCGCCTATACCGTCGATCAGCAAATGCTGAACCGCGTGACCAAACAGCTGCAGGCCGAAGGACTGGTGTCCAAGGAAAGTGAGCTGAATGGCACCAGCGGTCTGATACGTTTCTCCGACAGCACCACTCAGTTGGAAGCAAAAGAAACGGTAAGCCGTATTCTTGGTGATAACTACGTGGTTGCCCTGAACCTGGCACCGACTACCCCTGAATGGCTGACCTCCGTTGGCGCGGGCCCGATGAAACTGGGTCTTGATCTGCGCGGCGGTGTGCACTTCCTGCTTGAAGTGGACATGGCACAGGCGGTTGCTCAGCGGCTTGACGTATATGTGGGCGAAATTAAGGCCAAGCTGCGGGCTGAAAAGTTGCGTTACCGGTCAGTTGTACACCGTGAAGACGGTAGCCTGGAGCTGAAGTTCTCCAAGGCTGATGTCCGTGACGAAGCCAGCCAGTTGCTGAAACAGGATTACACAGAATTCTTGCTCACCGATGAAGATGCCGACGACGCGTATTACGTGGTTGTCAGCCTGCTGGAAAGCAAGGTTCGCGAAATTGAAGACTATGCAATCAAGCAAAACCTGACCACCCTGCGTAACCGGGTGAACGAGCTGGGGGTGGCTGAGCCACTGGTGCAGCGTCAGGGCCGTAACCGTATCGTTGTTCAGCTGCCGGGTATTCAGGATGCCGCAGCGGCGAAACGGATCATCGGTAAAACGGCGAATCTGGAATTCCGTTTAGAAGCGAAGACTGATGCCTCAAGTGCATCAACCGAAACCTACACCTTCCGGGATTCATCACGTCGGGCGACGCTTGAGAAAGACATCATCATCACCGGCTCCAGCGTCTCCAACGCGCAGTCAACCTTTGATGAAAACGGTCAGCCACAGGTATCCATTACGCTGGATTCCAAAGGCGGTGAGCTGATGAACCGGACTACCCGTAACGCAGTTAAGCGCCGTATGGCGGTACTCTTTGTTGAGCATAAGAGCCGCAATCTGGTGAAGACGGTTGACGGTGAACAGGTTACCGAACGTGTACCCTACGTTGAGAAACACATTATTTCTCTGGCGACCATTCAGAGCATTCTGGGCTCCAGCTTCCGGATTACCGGACTGGACGGGGCCGGTGAAGCTTCTGAACTGGCACTGCTGCTCCGTGCCGGTGCGCTGGCGGCGCCAATCTACTTTGTAGAAGAACGTACCGTCGGTCCTAGCCTGGGTGAACAGAACATTGAACTGGGTATTACCTCCGTTCAGATCGGTTTCGCGCTGGTACTGCTGTTCATGCTGGTGTACTACCGGGTGTTCGGTTTGCTGGCAAACGTTGCCCTGACACTGAACCTGGTATTGCTGCTCGCAGTGATGTCCATTATGTCAGCCACGCTGACGTTGCCGGGTATTGCCGGTATCGTACTGACGGTAGGTATGGCGGTGGATGCCAACGTGCTTATATTCTCGCGAATAAAAGAGGAGCTGGCCAACGGGCTGCCTCCGCAGTCGGCCATTAATGCCGGTTTTGAGCGTGCATTTACCACTATTTTTGATGCCAACATCACTACCTTACTGGCGGCGGTTATCCTGTTTGCCATGGGTACCGGTCCGGTTAAGGGCTTCGCGATCACCCTTTCTGTGGGTATCGTAACCTCGATGTTTACCGCCATCATGGTGACCCGTGCGTTAGTGAATTTAACCTACGGCGGTCGTACGCTGAACAAGCTGTCGATCTGA
- a CDS encoding PepSY-associated TM helix domain-containing protein: MSPSSLQPARYRTAWRWHMYAGLYVIPFIIMLSLTGLIMLLYQPLIAPALHSKQLTVEPVASEYLSWQSQLKAVKTEYPQATVNQFRLPETAEQSSHFTVKTAEGENRNVYVNPYTGEILGSTSKDDSLYALADEIHGTFLLGETGDALIELAAGYTLVLILTGLFMWWPRQQQHWYRLFIPQLSKNGRSLWKELHISTGAWLALALLFLSITGLSWTGIWGAKIVQPWNTFPTGVFGGVPTSEKTHASLNPGVIEEIPWNLEQAPLPVSGSAAGTQATPAGTPVNLDTITGYAQQLGMTSFRVNLPRGENGVYSVVAATMSKDRISPLDDRTLHIDQYSGKLLMDIQFRDYSLMAKAMAIGIPLHMGLWGTANLILNTVICVLTLFLCISGIILWWKRRPAKAGASLNPPATIPAKRWKTALIIGSVIAVCFPLTGASLIVIWLLEQIFSRLLKRTAKLQNS, encoded by the coding sequence ATGTCGCCTTCATCTTTACAGCCAGCCCGCTACCGCACTGCCTGGCGCTGGCATATGTATGCCGGCCTTTACGTCATCCCCTTCATAATTATGCTCAGCCTCACAGGGCTGATTATGCTGCTGTATCAGCCGCTGATCGCGCCGGCCCTGCATAGCAAACAGCTAACCGTTGAACCTGTCGCATCTGAATACCTGAGCTGGCAAAGTCAGCTGAAGGCCGTCAAAACAGAATATCCACAGGCTACGGTTAACCAGTTTCGCTTACCGGAAACAGCTGAACAAAGTAGCCACTTCACGGTTAAAACCGCTGAGGGTGAAAACCGAAACGTCTATGTGAATCCGTATACCGGGGAAATACTGGGCAGCACCAGCAAAGACGACAGTCTCTATGCACTGGCAGACGAAATACACGGAACCTTTTTACTGGGTGAAACCGGCGATGCCCTTATCGAACTGGCAGCCGGTTATACCCTGGTTCTCATTCTGACAGGGCTATTTATGTGGTGGCCCCGCCAGCAACAGCACTGGTACCGACTGTTCATTCCGCAACTAAGCAAAAACGGACGCTCCCTGTGGAAAGAACTGCATATCAGCACCGGGGCCTGGCTGGCGCTGGCGCTGTTGTTTTTAAGCATTACCGGCCTTTCGTGGACGGGCATCTGGGGAGCAAAGATCGTCCAACCCTGGAACACCTTCCCCACCGGCGTCTTTGGTGGCGTTCCGACCTCTGAAAAAACCCATGCCAGCCTTAATCCCGGGGTTATTGAAGAAATCCCCTGGAATCTGGAACAGGCTCCTTTACCAGTGTCTGGCTCTGCTGCCGGAACACAGGCGACCCCGGCAGGCACTCCTGTTAATCTTGATACAATCACCGGCTACGCACAGCAGCTCGGTATGACATCCTTCCGGGTCAACCTGCCCCGCGGGGAAAACGGCGTCTATTCTGTTGTAGCCGCGACCATGAGCAAAGACCGTATTTCGCCACTGGATGACCGCACGCTGCACATCGACCAGTACAGCGGCAAACTTCTGATGGATATTCAGTTCAGAGATTACAGCCTGATGGCCAAAGCCATGGCGATCGGCATCCCCCTGCATATGGGCCTGTGGGGAACAGCTAACCTGATACTCAACACCGTTATTTGTGTGCTCACACTGTTCCTGTGTATCAGCGGCATCATCCTGTGGTGGAAAAGACGTCCCGCCAAAGCAGGTGCCAGCCTGAATCCACCCGCGACAATCCCGGCAAAACGCTGGAAAACAGCCCTGATTATCGGGTCAGTCATCGCGGTCTGCTTCCCTCTGACAGGCGCCAGTCTGATTGTCATCTGGCTGCTGGAACAGATATTCAGCCGGTTGCTTAAACGCACAGCCAAACTGCAGAACAGCTAA
- a CDS encoding tyrosine-type recombinase/integrase, translating into MNKKFKFTNDRIRSLPANDKASSSTELEVTDTELTGLKCLSGKSGNKRFLLRYTFNGRKRSINLGRFPDIDVAAARKAVRSYRAMLAEGRDPKGEQEVQQQIPTVSEFFWHTFLPLQKKHKKTWKSDIERFKLHIEPLVGHLKYTDLKATHVQLIQLKLNEPTKDRPAYANATCNRVLAVLKTMGQFAVRFDIVPVNEAMKIKLLKEDNVRTRFLDAGEMKALIREALAYKRNPYIGAFIAMLALSGTRNSEMRLAKYEHLDIDERTLFIPRTKNGKSRVVYLSDLAISILTNLPKKPGNPYIFAGRKPGKPLTDCRVAYRQILLRAGIKDIENIVFHTLRHSVASNLVSAGFSLNDVQAQLAHQHYTSSMRYAKLTVERQRDTSEQLTDIVS; encoded by the coding sequence ATGAACAAGAAATTCAAATTCACCAACGACCGTATTCGGTCTTTACCCGCCAACGATAAAGCATCTTCATCCACTGAACTTGAAGTTACAGATACTGAGTTAACCGGGCTTAAATGTCTTTCCGGTAAATCCGGTAATAAGCGCTTCCTGCTGCGCTATACCTTTAATGGCCGTAAACGCAGCATCAATCTTGGCCGCTTTCCTGATATCGATGTTGCTGCAGCACGAAAAGCCGTTCGCAGCTATAGAGCCATGCTGGCTGAAGGTCGAGATCCTAAAGGTGAACAGGAAGTACAGCAGCAAATACCGACCGTAAGCGAATTCTTCTGGCACACTTTTTTACCCCTACAGAAGAAGCACAAGAAGACCTGGAAGTCAGATATTGAACGTTTCAAGCTGCATATTGAACCACTGGTTGGCCACTTGAAATATACTGACCTCAAAGCCACACATGTTCAGCTGATTCAACTAAAACTGAATGAACCAACTAAAGATCGTCCGGCTTACGCCAATGCAACCTGTAACCGTGTACTAGCCGTACTGAAAACCATGGGGCAATTCGCGGTACGCTTTGATATTGTACCGGTGAATGAGGCCATGAAGATCAAGCTACTAAAAGAAGATAACGTACGCACCCGCTTTCTGGATGCAGGAGAGATGAAGGCGCTGATTCGCGAAGCTCTCGCCTATAAACGTAACCCATACATTGGTGCATTTATCGCCATGCTAGCACTCTCCGGTACCCGTAACAGCGAAATGCGGCTAGCTAAGTATGAGCACTTAGATATCGACGAGCGAACGTTATTTATCCCGCGTACAAAAAACGGCAAAAGCCGCGTTGTCTATCTGTCAGACTTAGCCATTAGCATCCTGACAAACCTGCCAAAGAAGCCCGGTAACCCCTACATCTTTGCAGGTCGTAAACCAGGAAAACCACTGACTGATTGCCGGGTAGCTTACCGACAGATACTGTTACGCGCCGGTATTAAAGATATTGAGAACATTGTCTTCCATACGCTTCGACACTCGGTCGCTAGCAACCTTGTATCAGCGGGATTTTCACTGAACGATGTACAGGCTCAACTGGCACATCAGCATTACACATCCAGCATGCGGTACGCGAAACTCACCGTTGAGCGACAGCGCGATACCAGTGAACAATTAACTGACATCGTGAGCTGA
- the queA gene encoding tRNA preQ1(34) S-adenosylmethionine ribosyltransferase-isomerase QueA — protein sequence MQVKDFHFELPDELIARYPLADRTASRLLCVDGNSAERAHRHFYEVLDLLNEGDLVIFNNTRVIPARMFGQKASGGKIEVLIERVLDEQSALAHIRSSRSPKEGAELTLEGGLKATMVGRHDDLFELRFDLTEGNLIEALEQFGHMPLPPYMKREDELSDRERYQTVYNEKPGAVAAPTAGLHFDDALLAKLADKGVEKAFVTLHVGAGTFRPVKVDTIAEHKMHAEYIEVSEEVCAAVKAAKARGNRVVAIGTTSVRCLETASRDGEIAPYFGDTDIFIFPGYEFKTVDVLVTNFHLPESTLLMLVSAFAGYDNMMAAYHEAVAEKYRFFSYGDAMFLQRQDKSVAQG from the coding sequence ATGCAGGTTAAAGATTTCCATTTCGAACTCCCTGATGAGTTAATTGCCCGTTATCCCCTCGCTGACCGTACCGCCAGCCGTTTACTTTGTGTTGACGGTAACAGTGCTGAACGGGCGCACCGGCACTTTTATGAAGTGCTGGACCTGCTGAATGAAGGGGATCTGGTGATCTTCAATAATACCCGGGTCATTCCTGCCAGAATGTTCGGCCAGAAAGCCTCCGGCGGTAAAATTGAAGTACTGATCGAACGGGTGCTGGATGAACAGTCTGCACTGGCGCATATCCGTTCCAGCCGTTCGCCGAAAGAAGGGGCCGAACTGACCCTGGAAGGTGGTCTGAAAGCGACTATGGTCGGCCGTCATGATGATCTGTTTGAGCTGCGTTTTGACCTCACTGAAGGCAATCTGATTGAAGCGCTGGAGCAGTTTGGCCATATGCCGCTGCCGCCCTATATGAAACGTGAAGATGAGCTCTCTGACCGGGAGCGCTATCAGACCGTGTATAACGAAAAGCCCGGTGCTGTCGCTGCACCGACAGCCGGTCTGCACTTTGACGATGCCCTGCTGGCCAAACTGGCAGATAAAGGTGTGGAAAAAGCCTTTGTGACCTTGCACGTGGGGGCGGGGACGTTCCGCCCGGTGAAGGTCGATACCATTGCCGAGCATAAGATGCATGCGGAGTATATCGAAGTCTCTGAAGAGGTTTGTGCGGCGGTAAAAGCGGCTAAGGCCCGCGGTAACCGTGTGGTGGCGATCGGCACTACCAGTGTGCGCTGTCTGGAAACGGCCAGCCGTGACGGTGAGATCGCGCCGTATTTTGGTGATACCGATATCTTTATTTTTCCGGGCTATGAATTCAAAACGGTTGATGTTCTGGTGACGAACTTCCATTTGCCGGAATCGACCCTGCTGATGCTGGTGTCAGCTTTTGCCGGTTATGACAACATGATGGCTGCATACCATGAAGCGGTTGCGGAGAAATACCGTTTCTTCAGTTATGGCGATGCGATGTTCCTGCAGCGTCAGGATAAAAGTGTGGCACAGGGGTGA